Sequence from the Crassostrea angulata isolate pt1a10 chromosome 9, ASM2561291v2, whole genome shotgun sequence genome:
AGTTAGTAACTTAACTGTTTTgaattgtatcataataaattCAAACCTTATGGTTGAGAGAATGGTCTTTAGGGTGGAATAACACaacatcacaaaatggctgaccgctgatcgaaacgacatttcgttttatcaaaaggattttatggactaaaacatgtaaatttacTCTATAGCCGAATGGATAAAGTatcggacttgtgatccgtacattcCGAGTCCGAATCCTCCAGGgacttttgttgttacttactggaataattattttaaatattcattttttatccacaAACTGCAAAtgtttcgcttatttgacatttctCCAGTCTATTTATCATTAATATctttcattattaaaaatatgcctGTTAATTTGGGTGACTTtgtccaggtgtgttattccaccttaaaagtaatatacaatgtactcATCTTGTTTTCTTTAACTAGGAAAGGATACAATCAGATATTGGCTGAAAAgtgtttgatattttcattgaaagccGGTCAATTGTTTCTAAAAATGGTggaattttaaagttttgttgaATAAAGTTATCGATAGCAACATCAaaccattttgatattttcccctgaaaactacatgtattttacaaatcaaaatttaatacTTACCTAATACAATTGTTAGTGTTCATAACATTctttatctgaaaaaaaaaccgagcACACAACACTGACGATATTTATTACTCGCATTCTTGTTTATTCTTTATCGCTGTACGTGTTAAGGAAAGGAATCATCCAGATTTGCTGTTGTTTTCGAATGTTCACATCAATGGtatcattttcattaatattaatgttttttctgCTATATCATACAACATCATAAAATTATGCAAACGATTGAAGCTTTCGCAATCACCTGTCTCGCATGTGCTTTAATGATTCCAAATCTACTCAATTACATCGATAGAAATGAAATTGGACGCAATTAAATAAGTTTTTGAGTTGTTATGTCATTAAGATTAGATAAACGTTATATAATTTCTGTGCTACAATATTTAATGATCATTATCGAATAGTTTTGACGtattatcaaatcaaaattacaGCAGATGttttgatttcttgttttttccCATGTGAAAAGTTGCATTGCAAAAgcaaaagccaaaaaaaaaaaataaaaaataatgatgatgataTACAATAAATTAATAGTAAAAAGGGTTTGTTTAAATAGAGATCTTTTTACGTGGTAAACAATAATTCAGAGTATTCTTTAATATAATGTTATTACAATGGACAATTGAAATGAAAGAGGAAATTAAGgagtcaaaataaattttacatacaaaTACAAACGCATCTACACTGTGATTCTGGGATGTGCACATGTACGACAGCAATATAGACccatcattttaattaagaggGTTGATTTTGTCTAGATATTTCTAGTTTGTCatagaagttaaaaaaaattcaaagttttgaaagtaCATGCAATCAAATTTTTGTACGAGAACACTGTTCCGGGATAATCATGTCATTACCGAAATGGCATTTCTTCACCCGTCAAAAGTAAAATTTCCTCTATACCACACAAAAGACCATTGCATAGCAAATCCCTATATATTCACTTATTATATTATTGCTTTACCAATTAGGTgaaatttttacctttttaaaaacgATTCTCAATGAGAATTCGAGACTCATGAAGAAAATTATTCTTTCTATGGAGAATTCAGCTTTCAAATGGAACTATTAAAGACACATACTAGATTTTTAATTCCGATCTGAAAATTATGTATTTGGAATAAtcaaggggcaggaattacaggcaaaCCCGGAGTTAACTCGAGGTAAACCCTGAGTGGacgcaaatttttaaaaagcatcagATTAAACCCCAGGAAAACCCCGACAGTAAACCCGGGATTAAGTTAGGGCCtgctctggtgttaggttgtgTCTGATCTCTGGTGATAGGTTGTGTCTGatctctggtgttaggttgtgTCTGATCTCTGGTGTTAAGTTGTGTCTGatctctggtgttaggttgtgTCTGatctctggtgttaggttgtgTCTGatctctggtgttaggttgtgTCTGatctctggtgttaggttgtgTCTGatctctggtgttaggttgtgTCTGATCTCTGGTGTTTGGTTGTGTCTGatctctggtgttaggttgtgTCTGATCTCTGGTGTGTCTGttctctggtgttaggttgtgTCTGATCTCTGGTGATAGGTTATGTCTGATCTCTGGTGTTTGGTTGTGTCTGATCTCTGGTTTTAGGTTGTGTCTGATCTCTGGTGATAGGTTGTGTCTGatctctggtgttaggttgtgTCTGATCTCTGGTTTTAGGTTGTGTCTCATATCTGGTGTTAAGTTGTGTCTGATCTCTGGTTTTAGGTTGTGTCTGATATCTGGTGTTAGGTTGTGTCTGATCTCTGGTTTTAGGTTGTGTCTGatctctggtgttaggttgtgTCCGATCTCTGGTGTTTGGTTGTGTCGGATCGGTACTATACACATGGCACACCATAGGCTTAGAATTGCTTTGTGAACATGCGTGTTAAAACAATGTAACTCTTCTGAATCGTTAGGGAGGGAgtgataatttgataatttaatttagATATATAAAACCAATCTTAAAGACTGTCTTTTAACTACCTATAATTTACGTATATTTCTACAATGATGCTGGCATAAAACAATTCGAAAGAATCTACAATATTCATACAATAGTTCCTGTAAAGTTCTGAGCAGGAATAAAGTTTTGATAGTGTTCTGTGGCAAAACAATTGGTAGTCTTTTCCCCTTTATGTTATCATTCTATTAAGAGTGTTCAAGGGATATGGATTCGCTACTTGTACTTTCAGATTCTGTTGTACTGTTTTGACGACCTTGGCTTTAATTTGACTTCAAAATCCAGAGAAAATGTGATTCTCtcaatttttttacttcattaacttttaattcataataaggcctattaaaagaaattgtgtgtttagggtaacactgatgaaaaaattaggttaggtaggtagggatttttttaaattttattttctatttttttctgcataaaTCCTAAGAATATTTGTTGGTGAGATATTCAATAAtgggtttttaaaagaaataatataaaaatcaaaattggatAAAACAGTCATCTACAAATTGTAGGATtggggcatttttgtaggttaggtcgggttaccctaaacacacacctttttttttaggcctaggACTAAAATTTCATCATTACAAACATTATTTACAATCTTATGCCTTGTTTCCTCAACAACCAACCCATTTATTTGAAATAGGCATTTTGGATAAGATATTCTTTCTGTTTTGCAAACTAAGTCAACTAAGACTAATTAAAGGCaaattatgtataattatttgaaGCAAACTCTGTTCGTCAACTATTTTTTGCCGTAATGattaaattgaatataaaaagGACAAAGATATGAATTATTAAATCGGGTCATGGTTTTGTCActtaatattttagaaaacaaaagaaataatgGGAAGATAAAATGACTTATATGTAACAGATAAAAAAGTTGAATTTGCACAGTACAGTTTACAGATTAATTGTGAATTTCATGAATAAATGTATCTTGAagtccaattaaaaaaaattataatcagaacattttttaatttatgtaaattactGTATATTTTAGATCAAAAACAATTGTAGATTTGAATATTTCAGAAAACGTATTTAGGCGAAATAAAACAtaatcacaaaatggctgaccgctgatcgaaacgacatttcgttttattaaaagcacttctgcgaatgttattgtcatttaaattttagaccatgtgattttatttgaccatttcaGTTTTGCAGTTAAAATCATGCCTTGtttttatagtctatttcataggatctaggtacttgtagtcaaatataaaatctagaggtttattgatatTAAACTTTATCTCATTAAtaggtggataaaatgtgttctagaaaaaAATGCGACAatgcaaaaaatagtttttgtctgctgttgcaacaataaACATTATTGTAGAGATccccctgaggattaatttttgatccgcgcctgacctagtaatagcatcaatagggaaacagactatactattttatgcagaatgttccttgaaaatggctcgatatactaagattttatgcaaaacagacacccattatttttctaaaatcatGGTATTGcccaccacaagcatcaaacatagctatgattttattaagcaacccaatgtttatattttcaaccacactacacgtggttgaacacgaacgataactctatTTTGAATATTATCGTCTAAtgtaaataaccgctagatggtgaaataagacatacatcttaaaaggttttcatgttttaacataaatccaagtaggatatgatataaaaacgaccagtacttacgtattttgagaatattacaCTTacacttccgctcgaaatttcacaggaactgaacaaatatcggtgaagtctcgtgaactttcattcgagcccctctggatttattacatacttagcaacgataaagaaagcATTCAAAGCACATGCGCAGGGGTTAAAAGATTTATATAGACTGAAACATGTAACATAATTCATAGCAGAGTGGATAACGTGTCGGACtagtgatccgtacatcccgagttcgaatcctgcaGGGGCTTTCGTTGTTACTTActgcaataattattttagatattcattttttttaatcccatAACTGCGAAtgtttcgcttatttgacatttgtacacttaatttatcattatttctttcattattaaaaaaatatcctgttaatttgagtgactttttccaggtgtgttattccagcGGAACACAATTAAATAACCTTTGATAACGTTCACtgaaatgttttgttgttgactATTTTTCGCTTTTCAAATTACAATGGAAATAAACGCAATTTTTCCActtcattttatcaaaagaaagtACACCTTTCGGCTATACGCTATTGTTCGGTATATTATGTGAAGAAAATGCAAACAGCACTGCTGTTGGTTATAATGGCAATAAATGTATTCTTAAAGATTTGAAACATACTACTTTACATTTGTTATCAAACATCAGGAACGGagacaaaaaaatattaccttCCGCTGTGTTTGTTACATTCGTTAATGTGATTTGGCTACTGTTTTGTCCTAAAAGGTATTAAAAATTGTAGTTaatatgtattttcttttttcaaaatcatcaaaaagctttcacttgtttatgaaaacaatgttatactcatgaattgtattttttattttcaaaaaggtCTTTATAAGATGTTTCATGTTGAAATTTATGATTAACACTATATATTTATctgaaaaagaatatttttgtcTCATCTAAAAAAACGTTGAGGGGGTGTTGTAAAATCGTCTGAAATATATACGTAACAGATGTAATGTATCAGATatcacatttgatttttttctttttttaaaatattttgattgctAGTATAACATTAAGAAACGGCAAATTAAATATCCTGTATATGGTATATACACGACATAAATAATAAGTTTATAAGAATACCTATTTTAGAGGTCTGACCACACCCATCTGCATAATGACAGTCCGTCTTGGCACATTTACAGTGATACTGACAGTCTATTCCGTAGTATGGAAAAAGGCAGCGTTCTTCACAATGAAACCCACGCTTGCCTATTTCACATGCTGCAAAAGACATTAACAAGAAACAATTCCTTTTCGGATCAGTGACAATAAAGGTGAACTGCTAGTATAATCTATATATGTTTAGTCTGTAATCACCTGATATATACACTTACGGATACAATCATTCCGTTCATTACTCCACGTGTATCCAGAACAACAGTTCTTCGTTCCATTTAtactacaaaattttattatagttGTATCACACGTATATTTGAATACATTTGACAAGGTCAACTCTGGTTTTGCACAAATTTGGAAGTTGGGCATATCATGAATGTGTGCAAAATGTGTTGAGGTAAGTTAGTAACTTAACTGTTTtaaattgtatcataataaattCAAACCTTATGGTTGAGAGAATGGTCTTTagggtggaataacacatcatcacaaaatggctgaccgctgatcgaaacgacatttcgttttatcaaaaggattttatggactAAAACATGTCATTTACTCCATAGCCAAATGGATAAAGTATCGGACTCGTGATTCGTACATCCCGAGTTTGAATCctgcagggttttttttgttgttgttacttactggaataattattttagatattcattttttatccacaAACtacaaatttttcgcttatttgacatttgtacagtttatttatcattatatctttcatactTAGAAATATCCCTGTTAATTTGGGTGACTTTGTCTAGGTGTGTTGTTCCACCTTAAAAGTAATATCCTTATCTTGTTCCTTTTAACTAGGAAAGGTTACAATCAGATATTGGCTGAAAAgtgtttgatattttcattgaaagccGATCAATTGTTTCTAAAAATGGAGGAATCTTACagttttgttgattaaaatcatcgATAGCAACATCAaagcattttgatattttcccctgaatactacatgtattttcatttcaaaatttcatttaatacttACCTATTACAATTGTTAGTGTTCATGACATTCTTAATCTGAAAATAAACCGAGCACACAACACTGACGATATTTATTACTCGCATTCTTGTTTATTCTTTATCGCTGTACGCGTTAAGAAAAGAAATCATCCAGATTTGCTGTTGTTTTCGAATGATCACATCACTGGtatcattttcattaatattaatgtgtttttttcttCCCTGTTCTTTAGTATATCATACAACATCATAAAATTATGCAAACGATTGAAGCTTTCACAATCACCTGTTTCGCATGTCTTAAATGATTCCAAATCTACTCAATTACATCGATAGAAATGAAATTGGACGcaattaaataaagtttttgagtTGTTATGTCATTAAGATTAGATAAACGTTATATAATTTCTGTGCTACAATATTTAATGATCATTATCGCATAGTTTTGAcctattttcaaatcaaaattacaGCAGATGTTTTGATTTCATGTCTTTTCCCATGTGAAAAGTTGCATTGCAAAAGCAAAAgccgaaaaaaaaatgatgatgatATACAATAAATTAATAGTAAAAAAGGGTTTGTTTAAATAGAGATCTTTTTACGAGGGAAACAATAATTCAGAGTATTcttttatataatgttattacAATGGACAATTGAAATGAAAGAGGAAATTAAGGAGTCAAAGAATATTATACATACAAATACAAACGCATGTACACTGTGATTCTGGGATGTGTACATGTACGACAGCAATATAGACCCATCATTTTACTTAAGGGGGTTGATTTTGTCCAGATATTACTAGTTTGTCATggaagttaaaaaaatcaaagtattgaaacACTGTTCCGGGATAATCATGTCATTACCAAAATGGCATTTCTTCACCcgtcaaattaaaatttactcTCAACTCCTCTAAAACGATTCTCAAGGAGAATTAGAAACTCGTGAAGAAAATTATTCTTTCTATGGAGAATTCAGCTTTCAAAGGAACTACTAAAGACACATACTAGATTCTTAATTCCGATCTAAAAATTATGTATTTGGAATAAtcaaggggcaggaattacaggcagtaagatggTAAGATAAACGCCGGTCTGCTTCCCTTTTCAGTGCGTACAGTGGACACTAAAACCAAACCCCGAGTTAACTCGAGGTAAACCCTGAGTTGacgcaaattttcaaaaagcatACGCAGAGTAAACCCCCAATTAACcccgaaagtaaacccaggATTAAATTAGGGCCtgctctggtgttaggttgtgTCTGatctctggtgttaggttgtgTCTGatctctggtgttaggttgtgTCTGATTTCTGGTGTTAGGTTGTGTCTGATCTCTGGTGTGAGGTTGTGCTTGatctctggtgttaggttgtgTCTGatctctggtgttaggttgtgCCTGatctctggtgttaggttgtgCTTGatctctggtgttaggttgtgTCTGatctctggtgttaggttgtgCTTGATATCTGGTGTTAGGTTGTGTCTGatctctggtgttaggttgtgTCTGatctctggtgttaggttgtgTCTGatctctggtgttaggttgcgtctgatcggtactgtacacaTGTCACATCATAGGCTTAGGATAGCTTTCTGAACATGCGTGTTAAAACAATGTAACTCTTCTGAAACGTTAGGGTGGGAGTGATAATTTGTTCAAgtaatttaaatgtataaaacCAATCTAAAAGACTGCCTATTAACTACCTATAACTAACGTATATTTCTACAATAATGCTGGcataaaacaatttgaaagaatCTGCAATATTCATACAACAGTGCCTGTAAAGTACTGATCAGGCATAAAGTTTTGATAGTGTTCTATCGTATGGCAAAACAATTGGTGGTCTGTGTCCTGTATGTTATCATTCTATTAAGATTGTTCAAGGGTTTTGGATTCGCTACGTTTACTTTCAGATTTTGTTGTACTGTTTTGATGACCCTGGCTTTAATTTGACTTCAAAATCCAGAGAAAATGTGATTTTCTAATTCATAATAAGACTAAAATTTCatcattacaaatattttttacaatcttaTGCCTTGTTTCCTCAACAACTAACCCACCCTTCTTCCTTATTCTCTGACCCCAACAGCATTTGAAACAAGATTAAGAATTTCCTTGTCTTCAAAATTGAGTAACTAAAGAAGTTTTTGTTCATTATCTAAGGCtgagaaatttgaaaatttgctttaatcaactaaaatatttcttttctttggtGATCATATTTTTCACATGTAATCTAAAAATGAGTGTCATCATTTATACTGTTAGAATTACGTGTCTTGGCTTAACTCAAGAATCAAATGTTATTCCTTGAGTGGTgtgagaaatacatgtacaagtatcgAACCCCCTTTTTTAAATCCATTACTACGTTAAGTTTGCAAGTGTAAAGAACTGTTTTATTCTATAGGTTTGCACTTTGTTAAATGTAAAATCctacaaatttgatttttttagatgTATTATTCGTGTAAGAATCAGCATCATTTTGAGCTTATTTAGTTATAAAagattgtcattttttcactAGGTGTCTTAAATAAGTATTGCAATTGTATTAAATGCTTTTAATGCATACTGTAGATACACACCATTTTCAACCATCCCCGTGAAACCGGCAAGTCTCCCGCACATGTAAACAAGGCGCTAACATTGACGATTGACACATGGAGTGAAACATGCCAGATACATTAAATTCACACATTGTTTGGCGGGAATCTTCAATTTGACACAAAAATGAAGCATTAGTTTGGTTCAGAAACTTTATACAATCATAGGTAAGAAGGAATTCAATCTGCAATTACAATCATccaaaattcattttcattctttaaaattcCAACTGTTccgttaaatatatatgaatgaaGTTGTAATTATGTGTATGCAAAATAGTTAGGTCTATTGCATTTCAGTCTTAATTAAAACTGTTTACTTACTCTTTGTTTTGCACTTGTATACTGTTTTAGCATTACTCTGGAGgaatgaatgcttattttttggATGCCGTCGGTTCTATAATACACCAGGGACTCGTAACATAAAGGGTACTTAAGTCTAAGACAGTGCTTAAGTAGGACTTATGTACATTCTTAGACTTAAATCCGTAACTAGAAGAGTGCTTAGCTAGGACAATTTACACAAAACTTAGGCGGCCGGTAGAGGTGACTTAAGTATGTCTTAAGTGTCGTTTTCACACATTTAGAAGTTCCAATGATTATTATTTCAGCATTTAAATACAGTGtgatttttctaaaaacttgcatacaaaaattcaagtaaaatggagtcccccccccccccgccaccTTTATGGGACCATGTTAAAAATTGAAtcgaaaataaggaaataaattgttaaattgaAGGTAAAAGGCATACTACTtcccctttttttcttttcttttcttttttttttttgcttgtcaagattttttggacgagtctgccccccccccccccaactttcaaaaacgatgctacgtgcctgcaatataaatgttttgatttaattgatataaattttaacGGTCGTAATGAGCTGTAACATTTTTCATGTAGAATGCAACTGGGCTGCTGAATGGGTTGTCAACACGTAATGGTCAGTTAAGAAGAAGTAACAGTTTActataaaattatgtaaactCCCGAAacttgaaaaatttaaaaaaggacaAAACCTTTGCGATTTTATAGACGACGATTGTCTCATTTCATTACAATGTATATCGACTTCACTATGAAAGTATACTCAGAGTATGTGAATTGCCGTATTGGTGAGGTAAGATGAATagcaaaacatttataaaagaaattcaCTACAGAGCATATTATTCTATCAAGTTCTAACGGCATCGCCATATTACGCCACAGGCAGCCTTCGAAAACGACTAGTGAATATTCGTCAAGACAAAGAAGTAACAACAATAGACTAATAGACTGAATACATTGCCTAGGATCCATCACTTTGAGCTTTAAAAAAATAGGtacatatttatgtatattcATGCCAACTTGAATTGTGGCTTCACATTAACATCTATCCCATATCAAGAATAAACAAGCTCTTAGCCTAagacaataattttattaccattgcattcaaattcgacaaaagaaatgaaaatattggttttactttttaacataaGGGTGACTTAGCTAAGACATTGCTAAGTTTGCTTTATGTTACGCTTTAAGACATACTTAAGCAGGACTTATGTAGGTCCTAAGATCCACCTAAGTCCTACCTATTACCCTGCTTAAGTCAAAATCTTAGcatgctttatgttacgagccccaAGTCTTTAAGAGcagtatgataatttgttttacAGCCTGTGTTATACAGGACCGACGAAATCTAAAAATAAGCTCTCGATACTTATATTTATACTAATATCTATGTGTATTAGTATGAAGTATTTGAATATCGCCGCTTTTACGCCATTATATACGCTCTTCATCATGGATAAAAAACATACAAGGAACAGgcatattaacatgttatttagttcgCCTCTgcgattaaaaatatatagtacCAAAAACTTTGTCGAGAAAAATCTTTCTTACTAAcgaatatatttgatttaacgattatttttcataagtaCGTATCAAATTGCTTATGTAAGTTTGAGTGTTTGGTTTAATCTTAcagtaataaatatattcaaaacgcCTGACAACGTTTATATATGTGCTCATGTATGTGCTCATTCGCCCTGAAAAGGCTAGGTGTATTCATAGGAAACTGAAAGTAGCCGATTTCCAAAGCAAATATTatgggaaatatacactgatgTAATTATATAAGCATGAACAGCTACACAGTTCATGATATCCTTCCGTTCTTGTGACTTCCAACCCCAACcatgcttgaaaaaaaaatgttaacatgaCGATGCGACCGTATTCGATGAATCTCGGCCGTTACACAATTTTTTCTAATCAAATAGCTATGTAtcaacctctaatgataaaaCGCCGCTTAATGATACAAATATCATTAAGAGTTGCAATTGCAACccctaatgatataatttcttGCATTGATAGCTGACAACATCAACCGCTAATGATAAATCGCCgcttaatgataca
This genomic interval carries:
- the LOC128162122 gene encoding uncharacterized protein LOC128162122, whose protein sequence is MCIVPIRHNQTPEIGHNLTPEIRHNLKPEIRHNLTPDIRHNLKPEIRHNLTPDMRHNLKPEIRHNLTPEIRHNLSPEIRHNLKPEIRHNQTPEIRHNLSPEIRHNLTPENRHTRDQTQPNTRDQTQPNTRDQTQPNTRDQTQPNTRDQTQPNTRDQTQPNTRDQTQPNTRDQTQLNTRDQTQPNTRDQTQPITRDQTQPNTRAGPNLIPGLLSGFSWGLI